Proteins encoded in a region of the Nitrospirota bacterium genome:
- a CDS encoding FAD-binding oxidoreductase: MAMISHEDHARKRESLIKTLLASNRTGSLALEKSTSNLFRQRTAEPRHRLDLRHFNRVIHVDEKERYAEVEGLTTYEDLVRETLPFQLMPAVVPQLKSITIGGAMAGIGIESSSFKYGFVHETILGIDVLLPDGTIAVATNDNEHRDLFFGFANSYGTLGYALKVKMALVPVRRFVKLQHERYSDLDLYFQALGKVCQDRQVDFIDGTLFDEQELYLTTGTFVDQAEWLSDYTDRHIYYRSIPCNTIDYLTTYDYLWRWDTDWFWCSKHFLAQHPLVRWLWGKKHLNSTTYWRLRKRFNHSRIAQLVARMLGGRQEAVIQDVEIPIEHAAAFARFFNQEIGIKPVWVCPVATYNPEVSYPLYPMNPQTLYVNFGFWDAVRSDHEEGYFNKKIEAKVQELGGKKSLYSNSFYSREAFWQLYDEPTYRQLKARYDPTGNLKDLYEKCVLTE, from the coding sequence ATGGCCATGATCTCGCATGAAGACCATGCCCGCAAACGGGAGTCGTTGATCAAGACCCTTCTTGCGTCGAACAGGACCGGATCCCTCGCCCTCGAAAAATCCACATCAAATCTGTTCCGGCAGCGTACCGCCGAGCCGCGGCACAGACTGGATCTGCGCCACTTCAATCGCGTCATCCACGTTGACGAGAAAGAACGCTACGCAGAAGTCGAAGGCCTGACGACCTACGAGGACCTCGTCCGTGAAACGCTGCCGTTCCAGCTCATGCCCGCCGTCGTCCCCCAACTGAAATCGATTACCATCGGCGGAGCGATGGCCGGAATCGGCATCGAATCCTCCTCGTTCAAGTATGGGTTTGTCCACGAAACGATCCTGGGAATTGACGTCCTCCTGCCAGATGGAACGATCGCGGTGGCCACCAACGATAATGAGCACAGGGATTTGTTCTTCGGCTTTGCCAACTCCTATGGCACGCTGGGCTATGCGCTCAAAGTAAAAATGGCACTCGTGCCTGTCAGAAGATTCGTCAAACTCCAGCACGAGCGCTACTCGGACCTCGACCTCTATTTCCAGGCGCTAGGGAAGGTTTGCCAGGACCGGCAGGTAGATTTCATCGACGGCACGCTGTTCGATGAGCAAGAGCTGTATCTCACGACCGGTACGTTCGTCGACCAGGCCGAGTGGCTCAGCGATTACACCGATCGGCACATCTACTATCGATCGATCCCGTGCAACACAATCGACTACCTCACGACGTACGACTATCTCTGGCGCTGGGACACCGATTGGTTCTGGTGTTCAAAACATTTCCTCGCACAGCATCCGCTCGTGCGCTGGTTATGGGGAAAGAAGCATCTGAACTCCACGACCTATTGGAGGCTGCGCAAGAGATTCAATCATTCACGCATCGCACAGCTGGTCGCCAGAATGCTAGGCGGGCGGCAAGAAGCCGTGATTCAGGACGTGGAGATCCCGATCGAGCATGCAGCGGCCTTCGCACGCTTCTTCAATCAGGAGATCGGGATCAAACCGGTGTGGGTCTGTCCAGTCGCAACGTACAATCCGGAAGTCTCCTATCCGTTGTACCCAATGAATCCTCAAACCCTATACGTCAACTTCGGGTTCTGGGACGCAGTCAGAAGCGATCACGAGGAGGGCTATTTCAATAAGAAAATAGAAGCGAAGGTTCAGGAGCTGGGAGGCAAAAAGTCTCTGTACTCGAATTCATTCTATTCGCGCGAAGCATTCTGGCAGTTGTACGACGAACCGACCTACCGCCAACTCAAGGCTCGCTACGATCCAACCGGCAACCTGAAGGATCTCTACGAAAAATGCGTCCTCACAGAGTGA
- a CDS encoding RNB domain-containing ribonuclease, with product MKKHRTDLRSIARRAMIERDLLPDFSAAAISELAGIQAAATEPLENLRDLTGLLWASIDNDDSRDLDQLTVAEPCPDQSVKILVAIADVDALVKKDSALDGHAKHNTTSVYTAGDMFPMLPEKLSTDLTSLGEGQDRLAVVVEMVVTEGGAVLRSTIFRALVRNQAKLAYNSVAAWLAGEAPAPERVTAVSGLDAQLRLQDQVAQRLKARRHEQGALSLETIEPRPLFDGEVLTDLQVEQKNRAKELIEDFMIAANQATVSYLKGKGIPSFSRILRSPERWQRIRDVAARLDEQLPSEADAHALEEFLVKRQHIDPLTFPDLSLTIVKLIGRGEYVLDQSREGSAEHFGLAVQGYTHSTAPNRRFPDLITQRLVKASLAGIATPYKPEELKYLAEHCTEKEVDAEKVERRLRKSAAALLLESRIGQRFDAIVTGASDRGTWARVFDPPVEGRVVKGTRGLDVGDRLRVELISTDVERGYIDFVRV from the coding sequence ATGAAAAAACATCGGACAGATCTCAGGAGTATTGCCCGCCGCGCCATGATCGAGCGAGACCTCTTGCCTGATTTTTCTGCTGCGGCGATCAGCGAGCTTGCGGGCATACAGGCTGCCGCCACTGAGCCGCTTGAGAATCTGCGTGACTTAACGGGGCTGCTCTGGGCCTCGATTGACAACGACGACTCCCGGGATCTCGACCAACTGACCGTAGCCGAGCCGTGTCCGGATCAGTCTGTGAAGATCCTGGTTGCGATTGCCGACGTGGATGCGCTGGTCAAGAAGGACTCCGCCCTGGACGGTCATGCCAAACACAATACGACCTCAGTCTATACAGCCGGCGACATGTTCCCCATGCTGCCGGAAAAGTTGTCGACTGATCTCACCTCGCTCGGCGAAGGGCAGGACCGACTTGCCGTCGTCGTGGAGATGGTGGTGACAGAGGGTGGGGCGGTTCTCAGGTCGACAATTTTTCGAGCCCTGGTCCGCAACCAGGCGAAGCTGGCCTATAACAGCGTCGCAGCCTGGCTCGCGGGGGAGGCGCCGGCGCCTGAGCGGGTCACGGCTGTTTCCGGTCTCGATGCGCAACTTCGGCTCCAGGATCAGGTCGCGCAGCGGCTCAAGGCGCGGCGACATGAGCAGGGAGCCCTGAGTCTTGAAACGATTGAGCCCCGCCCTCTGTTCGATGGTGAGGTGCTGACCGATCTCCAGGTCGAGCAGAAGAATCGCGCCAAGGAACTGATCGAAGACTTTATGATTGCCGCGAATCAGGCGACGGTGTCCTACCTCAAGGGAAAGGGCATCCCGTCCTTCAGCCGCATCCTCCGCTCTCCTGAACGCTGGCAGCGGATTCGAGATGTGGCCGCACGCTTGGACGAGCAGTTACCATCAGAGGCGGACGCGCATGCGCTCGAAGAGTTCCTCGTGAAGCGGCAGCATATTGACCCCCTCACCTTTCCCGACCTGTCCCTGACCATCGTGAAGTTGATCGGCAGGGGCGAATATGTGCTGGACCAGTCGAGGGAGGGATCTGCGGAACATTTCGGGCTGGCGGTGCAGGGCTACACTCATTCCACGGCCCCCAATCGGCGATTTCCCGATCTCATCACCCAGCGGCTGGTCAAAGCGTCGCTGGCCGGAATTGCAACGCCCTATAAGCCAGAAGAATTGAAGTATCTGGCCGAACACTGCACCGAGAAAGAAGTCGATGCAGAAAAAGTTGAGCGTCGGCTCCGCAAATCCGCAGCCGCCCTCTTGCTTGAATCGCGCATCGGGCAGCGCTTCGACGCCATTGTGACGGGCGCCTCAGACCGAGGCACGTGGGCCAGGGTGTTCGATCCGCCGGTCGAAGGGCGAGTGGTGAAGGGTACGAGAGGGCTCGACGTCGGTGACAGGCTACGGGTGGAACTCATCAGCACGGACGTCGAACGGGGTTATATCGACTTCGTCAGGGTTTGA
- a CDS encoding ATP-binding protein, protein MAAKIIRKKKPKTAVKKAVGKKKATPVRRAKKSKAASSAVLILSGSTPLRRRKAAETLAETLKVDLFRVDLSAVVSKYIGETEKNLNNVFDKAAASGSILFFDEADALFGARTTVKDAHDRYASAETAHLLLRIENHTGIVILTSNGKKRIEEAFSPQTPVVVMVATTKAEGTKKKK, encoded by the coding sequence ATGGCAGCCAAGATCATACGAAAGAAGAAACCGAAGACCGCAGTGAAGAAGGCAGTGGGAAAGAAGAAGGCCACGCCGGTTCGACGGGCGAAGAAGTCCAAGGCGGCATCTTCTGCGGTTCTGATTTTGTCCGGCTCCACGCCGCTCCGCCGGAGGAAGGCAGCCGAGACTTTGGCCGAAACCCTCAAGGTCGATTTGTTCCGGGTGGATCTGTCGGCGGTGGTGAGCAAGTATATCGGCGAGACTGAGAAGAATCTGAACAATGTTTTTGATAAAGCCGCCGCGAGTGGCTCGATCCTCTTTTTCGATGAGGCGGACGCGCTGTTTGGGGCACGCACCACGGTCAAAGATGCCCATGACCGATATGCGAGCGCGGAGACAGCCCATCTCCTCCTGCGTATCGAGAACCACACCGGAATCGTGATTCTCACCAGCAATGGAAAGAAGCGCATCGAGGAGGCGTTCTCACCTCAGACTCCGGTGGTCGTCATGGTGGCCACGACGAAGGCAGAGGGGACAAAAAAGAAGAAGTAG